The proteins below come from a single Garra rufa chromosome 3, GarRuf1.0, whole genome shotgun sequence genomic window:
- the kiaa0232 gene encoding uncharacterized protein KIAA0232 homolog, with product MRPMSGESDGPAPERVSRAFPSSGPVSSSEMSSLQSLGPVQSWLGQELEKCGIDAMIYTRYVLSLLLHDSYDYDLQDQENDIFLGWEKGTGKKWGKSKRKGGTDLSLEEMKKQAAVQCLRSASDENSGIESLVEELCSKLKDIQNKQKEKEKQGNKKSDISQSPEPDESFSSKDQVEMYYEAFPPLSEKSVCLQEIMTVWNKAKACTYSSSSSSAVPQTSTDTSSPKDCTSEGEAFKDRTADAPSSTTTTSERAQQRRTKREKENRFHGSATGVSDDQVASHSKRQTRHRSEGRFRPRSWSSGSSEAGSSSSGNQGDQTPSCKAVRIRHKSREVSSRSKRGRSGGGQVKLALKVIDKEERKNTRGNISTAGGPPKQQQHYMKKGKRPLREIRKDANLVEAQESGGEANKKEYMEEPLWYTEPISEYFVPLSRSKLETKYRSKEDSSSDLAMSIDVDCLSERIQGICIANSCFQRAYLAAGTFVDGHFIEVPGEGDEEAPELNGIPSCPPPEDGQNLDDEHLSEFTHFYEVDLYQSILDPSASDAVQESRILNMIRQKSIERKHFEAGCVVLDGLELRGESAIRVDSLGASEADVSISQDMKKIAQVWECCSSSSLEDLEGESCPGDSPGRLSPVLDSVPFDFNSGAFVGPHLQEASSSISALNSCFPLFELQYDSPTFSFPCDSLTEGQDNVDSNSCLDPQGNKQSRLLIWTKNSAFDETEHCSNLSTRTCSPWSHSEETRSDSEQINAPTDESAQFGNEEVSCISLIPPLCLEEELLDFFQENSSHQQEETSVGTESSQPFNKKSKLESVCGIALEQDESKLYNAVVFSDVPNQQSDEYTSGIIKDIWMAIGDGDCVLTLGVKNTGEHLFSEEATGYQCSCLDKDVKGEIVQKKAVQCSEYHLWDGQKEDEGLRKNKLSKMNDGDYTTPAKPWNCNSQDSTSFILGGVYGELKSLGGDREWAMIPPGDACGSLLQCAAATSSDMVTIAGADVFMNTSSCFAPGHKPLWRPLVSLGQNEQATKGPGDGLNKGFSVVFHEDLLGSCGGFRGEESGLDYPFSSFDLNNPFSQVLHVECSFEPEDMASFSPGFKPKSILCSDNEPFCPWLYGINRTQYRAIRISPRTHFRPISASELSPGGCSESDVESEKEEASLPVGQADLFDDPQADLKPLEEDAECEGPYYGKSELESGKFLPRLKKSGMEKSAQTSLDSQEGGSTLLPITEQEICVHCETAAVSVPCSHVQSSVLQQEESSREAESCKGAATDQIPKSGNSIDVAQDMHEFPLLDFGEQCLTNMQQEECWWQSTLCSPLFPGSECGGSSNV from the exons ATGCGTCCAATGAGTGGAGAGTCAGACGGCCCTGCTCCTGAAAGAGTCTCGCGGGCCTTCCCTTCGTCAGGCCCTGTGTCTTCCTCAGAGATGTCCTCACTGCAGTCACTAGGGCCAGTGCAGAGCTGGCTGGGTCAGGAGCTGGAGAAATGTGGCATAGATGCAATGATCTACACCCGCTATGTCCTTAGCCTGCTACTGCACGACAGCTATGACTATGACCTGCAGGACCAG GAAAATGACATCTTCCTGGGCTGGGAGAAGGGAACAGGGAAGAAATGGGGGAAGAGCAAGAGGAAGGGAGGAACTGACCTAAGTCTTGAAGAGATGAAGAAACAAGCTGCCGTGCAGTGTTTGCGTTCAGCATCTGATGAA AATTCTGGAATTGAAAGCTTGGTTGAGGAGCTATGCTCTAAACTCAAggatattcaaaacaaacagaaAG AAAAAGAAAAGCAAGGAAATAAAAAATCTGATATATCTCAGTCTCCTGAACCAGATGAATCATTTTCTTCTAAGGACCAAGTTGAGAT GTACTACGAAGCTTTTCCACCTCTCTCAGAAAAATCTGTTTGTCTCCAAGAAATTATGACCGTGTGGAACAAAGCTAAAGCCTGCACATATTCCAGCTCATCATCATCTGCTGTCCCTCAAACAAGCACAGACACATCCTCTCCGAAAGACTGCACCAGCGAAGGTGAAGCTTTTAAAGACCGAACAGCCGATGCACCCAGTTCCACCACCACAACCAGCGAGAGGGCCCAGCAGCGACGCACTAAGAGGGAGAAGGAAAACCGATTCCATGGAAGCGCAACTGGAGTGTCTGACGATCAGGTTGCTTCTCATAGTAAGAGACAGACAAGACACCGGTCTGAGGGGAGGTTCCGTCCCAGATCGTGGTCCTCTGGCTCTAGTGAGGCTGGCTCAAGCTCCAGTGGTAACCAGGGTGACCAGACCCCCAGTTGCAAAGCAGTCCGCATAAGACACAAGTCTCGAGAGGTCAGCAGCAGAAGCAAAAGAGGCCGCAGTGGTGGCGGACAGGTCAAACTGGCCCTAAAAGTCATCGACAAAGAAGAGCGGAAAAACACACGTGGCAACATCAGTACCGCTGGAGGCCCACCTAAGCAACAGCAGCACTAcatgaaaaaaggcaaaagaccTCTGAGGGAGATCCGCAAAGATGCTAATCTGGTTGAGGCACAGGAGTCAGGAGGAGAGGCCAATAAAAAGGAATATATGGAGGAGCCGCTTTGGTACACAGAGCCCATTTCTGAGTACTTTGTCCCTCTCAGTAGAAGTAAACTGGAGACAAAGTATCGGAGTAAAGAAGACTCTTCCAGTGACTTAGCTATGTCCATTGATGTGGACTGTCTGTCGGAGAGAATTCAAGGAATCTGCATTGCAAATTCTTGTTTTCAAAGGGCATACCTTGCAGCAGGCACTTTTGTGGATGGCCACTTCATTGAAGTGCCTGGCGAAGGTGACGAAGAGGCTCCTGAACTGAATGGGATTCCAAGCTGCCCTCCTCCTGAAGATGGTCAAAATTTAGATGATGAGCAtctgtccgaattcactcacttcTATGAAGTTGATCTTTATCAATCCATATTGGATCCTAGTGCCTCAGATGCGGTACAAGAAAGCCGAATCCTGAACATGATTCGGCAGAAGAGCATTGAGCGAAAACACTTTGAAGCAGGATGTGTAGTTTTAGATGGCCTTGAGCTGCGAGGGGAAAGTGCAATAAGGGTTGATTCTCTGGGAGCCTCTGAAGCAGATGTTTCTATCTCGCAAGATATGAAAAAAATTGCCCAAGTCTGGGAGTGCTGTTCATCATCTAGCTTAGAAGATCTGGAAGGAGAAAGCTGTCCGGGTGACTCTCCAGGCAGGCTCTCCCCAGTGTTGGATAGTGTTCCGTTCGACTTTAACTCTGGAGCTTTCGTAGGGCCTCATCTCCAAGAAGCCAGCAGTAGCATCTCTGCCCTAAACTCCTGTTTTCCGCTTTTTGAGTTGCAGTACGATAGCCCTACCTTTTCTTTTCCCTGCGACTCGCTCACGGAGGGTCAGGACAATGTAGATTCAAATAGCTGTTTAGATCCACAAGGAAACAAACAATCCCGTTTGCTCATTTGGACCAAAAACAGTGCCTTCGATGAAACGGAACACTGCTCTAACTTATCAACGAGGACCTGCAGTCCCTGGTCCCACTCAGAGGAGACACGGTCAGATAGTGAACAGATCAATGCTCCGACAGATGAATCTGCTCAGTTTGGCAATGAAGAGGTCAGCTGTATCTCCCTTATCCCGCCTTTATGCCTAGAAGAAGAGCTTTTAGATTTCTTTCAAGAGAACTCCAGTCACCAGCAGGAAGAAACGAGTGTGGGCACAGAGTCCAGCCAGCCCTTCAATAAGAAATCAAAATTGGAGTCTGTTTGTGGCATAGCGTTAGAGCAGGACGAGAGTAAACTCTATAATGCCGTTGTGTTTTCTGATGTCCCAAACCAACAAAGTGATGAATACACCTCAGGGATAATAAAAGACATTTGGATGGCTATTGGAGATGGAGACTGTGTCTTAACACTTGGGGTAAAGAATACAGGGGAACACTTGTTTTCGGAGGAGGCTACTGGCTACCAATGCAGCTGTCTTGACAAGGATGTAAAAGGTGAAATTGTTCAAAAGAAAGCTGTCCAGTGTTCGGAGTATCATCTTTGGGATGGGCAGAAAGAGGACGAGGGACTTCGTAAAAACAAGCTCTCTAAAATGAATGATGGGGATTACACGACACCGGCCAAGCCCTGGAATTGTAATTCACAGGACAGCACCTCCTTTATCCTCGGTGGGGTGTATGGAGAACTGAAGAGTCTAGGTGGTGACAGAGAATGGGCTATGATTCCACCTGGTGATGCCTGTGGCAGTTTGTTACAGTGTGCAGCAGCCACATCTTCTGACATGGTAACCATTGCAGGAGCGGATGTGTTCATGAACACAAGCAGTTGCTTTGCTCCTGGCCACAAGCCATTGTGGAGACCTCTCGTGTCCCTTGGTCAAAATGAGCAGGCTACCAAGGGACCGGGGGATGGTTTGAATAAGGGATTTTCCGTTGTCTTCCATGAAGATTTGCTCGGATCGTGTGGAGGCTTCCGTGGAGAAGAGTCAGGACTGGATTACCCGTTTTCATCCTTTGATTTAAACAACCCTTTTTCCCAGGTCCTGCATGTGGAGTGCTCCTTTGAGCCAGAGGATATGGCCTCGTTCAGCCCGGGATTCAAGCCAAAATCCATATTATGCTCCGACAATGAGCCCTTTTGCCCTTGGTTATACGGCATCAACCGGACTCAGTATCGGGCCATTCGAATTTCCCCAAGGACTCATTTCCGGCCGATATCTGCCTCTGAACTTTCTCCAGGTGGGTGCAGTGAGTCAGATGTAGAGTCTGAGAAAGAGGAAGCGAGTCTTCCAGTTGGTCAAGCAGACCTCTTCGATGACCCACAAGCTGACCTCAAGCCTCTCGAGGAGGATGCAGAGTGCGAGGGCCCTTACTATGGAAAATCAGAGTTGGAGTCTGGGAAGTTCCTACCCAGATTAAAGAAGTCTGGAATGGAGAAGAGTGCCCAGACATCACTCGATTCGCAGGAGGGTGGGAGCACCCTTCTGCCGATTACTGAACAAGAGATTTGCGTACATTGTGAGACGGCAGCGGTTTCGGTGCCATGTTCTCATGTTCAGTCCTCTGTTCTTCAACAAGAGGAATCTAGCAGAGAGGCAGAGTCTTGCAAAGGCGCTGCAACCGATCAGATTCCAAAAAGTGGGAATTCGATTGATGTTGCTCAAGATATGCATGAG TTTCCTCTGTTGGATTTTGGAGAGCAGTGCTTAACTAATATGCAGCAAGAAGAGTGCTGGTGGCAAAGTACTCTATGTTCTCCTTTATTTCCAGGTTCTGAGTGCGGAG GAAGCAGTAACGTATGA
- the ptpn5 gene encoding tyrosine-protein phosphatase non-receptor type 5 — protein sequence MAEAPVGEDAPKEQESATPLTHDPLPGVGLALWERVLKASVTAGAFLLLYTLSQLTGLWVLYMLNGYRAFPAAHKVLDLLQYILSTSDAYDQQMEIWRVESLLPLIATLFLGVVILGTGTLFCIKTLVPGNPSCFPDDRRQSMSRQPSFTYSEWTDAKQEDFYELDAVPETPVFDCFMDMKTEADPTTLTVKPVGLQERRGSNVSLTLDMCTPGTTEPYGALLSPREQSTQEYLQNASNLLTPEELHKRALDDAVLQAEFYETPMNFVDPKEYNFPGVVRKNRYKTILPNTHSRVCLKAKEEGDFLGTYINANYLKGYGGKEKAYIATQGPTVNTVGDFWRMVWQERCPIIVMITNIEEKNEKCTEYWPEDSVICEGIEITVKQVIQADDYSLRIFTVKSEGEERTLKQYWYTSWPDQKTPDKAPPLLDLVREVEEVRKQAPPNSGPVIVHCSAGIGRTGCFIATSILCQQLSNEGVVDILKTTSQLRLDRGGMIQTAEQYQFVHHVLSLYERQLRKTSEE from the exons ATGGCAGAAGCCCCTGTTGGAGAGGACGCACCCAAAGAGCAGGAGAGTGCCACCCCACTTACTCACGATCCCCTGCCAGGGGTTGGGCTTGCTCTGTGGGAGAGAGTATTGAAAGCAAGTGTTACAGCTGGTGCTTTCCTCCTGCTGTACACACTGTCTCAACTCACA GGTTTGTGGGTGCTTTACATGCTGAATGGATACAGGGCTTTTCCAGCAGCACATAAAGTTTTGGATCTCCTTCAGTACATTCTCTCCACCAGTGATGCCTATGATCAACAG ATGGAGATATGGAGGGTGGAAAGCTTGTTGCCCCTCATAGCCACACTCTTCTTAGGTGTAGTCATCCTCGGTACTGGA ACGCTGTTCTGCATTAAAACCCTGGTGCCTGGCAACCCATCTTGCTTCCCTGACGACCGTCGTCAGTCCATGAGCAGGCAGCCCTCCTTTACATATTCAGAATGGACAGATGCTAAACAGGAGGATTTCTACGAGCTGGATGCTGTTCCGGAGACGCCTGTGTTTGACTGCTTTATGGACATGAAGACCGAAGCTGACCCTACCACTCTCACTGTCAAACCCGTGGGCTTGCAGGAAAG GAGAGGATCTAACGTGTCGCTGACATTGGACATGTGCACCCCTGGTACTACAGAGCCCTATGGAGCGCTGCTGTCCCCTAGAGAGCAGAGCACACAGGAATACCTGCAGAACGCATCCAACCTGCTCACCCCCGAGGAGCTGCACAAGCGCGCACTGGACGACGCTGTACTACAGGCCGAGTTCTAT GAAACACCCATGAACTTCGTGGATCCAAAAGAATATAATTTTCCTGGCGTGGTGAGGAAGAATCGCTACAAAACCATACTACCAA ACACACATAGCAGAGTTTGCTTAAAAGCAAAAGAGGAAGGTGATTTTCTCGGCACCTACATCAACGCTAATTATTTGAAG GGCTATGGAGGGAAAGAAAAGGCGTACATCGCTACACAGGGTCCGACTGTAAACACAGTGGGGGATTTCTGGAGGATGGTTTGGCAGGAGCGCTGTCCCATTATTGTCATGATCACCAACATTGAAGAAAAAAATGAG AAATGCACAGAATACTGGCCAGAGGACAGTGTCATCTGTGAAGGTATCGAAATCACTGTCAAACAGGTCATCCAGGCAGATGACTACAGTCTAAGGATTTTCACTGTGaag AGTGAGGGTGAGGAGCGCACTCTCAAACAGTACTGGTACACATCCTGGCCAGATCAGAAAACTCCAGACAAGGCCCCACCTCTTTTGGATTTGGTTAGGGAAGTGGAAGAAGTGAGGAAACAGGCTCCGCCCAACAGTGGCCCTGTCATTGTCCACTGCAG TGCAGGGATTGGACGCACTGGTTGTTTCATTGCTACCTCCATCTTGTGCCAGCAGCTAAGCAATGAAGGGGTGGTTGACATCCTAAAGACCACCAGCCAGCTACGCTTAGACAG AGGCGGCATGATCCAGACAGCGGAGCAGTATCAGTTTGTTCATCATGTACTAAGCCTGTACGAGAGACAGCTTCGGAAGACCTCAGAAGAGTAA